A portion of the Simkania negevensis Z genome contains these proteins:
- a CDS encoding alpha/beta fold hydrolase produces the protein MIKWRAGVCKINGINIHYQRTGGHKPPVVLLHGLMTNGTCWTSLARVLEEDFDVIMPDSRGHGNSSAPKQGYSYDNLATDVLGLIEALEIAPPVLIGHSMGGMTAAVAASQNPEQLRGVVLADPTFLPLKRQVEVYESGVVAQHQKILDRSFEDFLSEMRIRHSHRSQELIQQIARARFQTSIHAFEILKPPNPDYIKLIKTLDLPSLLLRGGIGAIVSTAVAEELTCLNHRLEIVQIEEAGHGIPYDQPERFAEVSKTFLCSI, from the coding sequence ATGATTAAGTGGAGAGCAGGTGTCTGTAAAATTAATGGAATAAATATACACTACCAGCGAACAGGTGGCCACAAGCCTCCTGTGGTTTTGCTTCATGGACTCATGACAAATGGAACTTGTTGGACCTCATTAGCTCGCGTGCTGGAAGAAGATTTTGATGTGATTATGCCGGATTCGCGGGGTCACGGAAACTCCAGTGCTCCCAAGCAGGGCTATAGTTATGACAATCTTGCCACCGATGTCTTAGGCTTGATCGAAGCCCTGGAGATAGCTCCTCCAGTCCTAATAGGTCATTCCATGGGAGGGATGACGGCAGCTGTAGCAGCCAGTCAAAACCCCGAGCAATTGAGAGGGGTTGTATTGGCTGATCCAACTTTTTTGCCTCTCAAGCGGCAGGTCGAAGTTTACGAAAGTGGTGTCGTGGCCCAGCATCAGAAAATTCTCGATCGATCATTTGAAGATTTTTTATCTGAAATGAGAATAAGGCACAGTCATCGTTCTCAAGAGCTCATTCAGCAAATCGCACGAGCAAGATTTCAAACCAGTATTCACGCCTTTGAAATTTTGAAACCACCCAACCCGGATTATATCAAATTGATCAAGACTCTTGATCTTCCTAGCCTACTCCTCAGGGGTGGGATTGGTGCAATCGTTTCCACAGCGGTAGCAGAAGAACTAACTTGTCTTAATCATCGTTTAGAGATCGTTCAAATCGAGGAAGCGGGCCATGGAATTCCCTACGATCAACCTGAGCGTTTTGCTGAGGTTTCTAAAACCTTTTTATGTTCGATCTAG